In the genome of Thermoplasmata archaeon, one region contains:
- a CDS encoding metal ABC transporter permease: MSDSVVYSLVAGLVVGLAAGYVGSLMILKRMALVGDVLSHVALPGIALGLLFHFYPFFGAFVFLFAAVVATWFLERSTRLPLDAVIGVLFVFALAVGILITPTADLLDALFGDIASVGLFDALLAIGISLCILVVGRWIYHAVILSLISEDLAIAKKVKVGRVDFLYLLLVALVVAAGITVVGMLLVGAVVILPAVSAKNVSRSLAHYALLSAVLGMVTAAAGIALAALTNIQPGPLVVVTGTAVFVGTVAIKAKGVSLPLRPSARDDSKDGEPRRPTA, encoded by the coding sequence GTGAGCGATTCCGTGGTGTACAGCCTCGTCGCGGGGCTTGTCGTCGGCCTCGCGGCGGGCTATGTGGGCTCGCTGATGATCCTGAAGCGTATGGCGCTCGTCGGAGACGTGCTCTCCCATGTCGCCCTGCCCGGAATCGCGCTCGGACTCCTGTTTCACTTCTACCCGTTCTTCGGGGCCTTCGTGTTTCTGTTCGCAGCCGTCGTGGCCACGTGGTTCCTCGAACGCTCCACGCGGCTCCCGCTCGATGCGGTGATCGGCGTGCTCTTCGTGTTCGCCCTCGCCGTCGGCATCCTCATCACGCCGACGGCGGACCTCCTCGACGCCCTGTTCGGCGACATCGCGAGCGTGGGTCTGTTCGACGCGCTGCTCGCGATTGGGATTTCCTTGTGCATCCTCGTCGTGGGCCGTTGGATCTACCACGCGGTCATCCTGAGCTTGATCTCGGAGGATCTCGCGATCGCGAAGAAGGTCAAGGTCGGCCGGGTGGACTTCCTCTACCTGCTCCTGGTGGCCCTCGTTGTGGCCGCGGGAATCACGGTCGTCGGCATGCTCCTCGTCGGGGCAGTGGTGATCCTTCCGGCGGTGTCGGCGAAGAATGTGAGCCGAAGCCTGGCGCACTACGCACTCCTCAGTGCCGTGCTTGGGATGGTCACGGCGGCGGCCGGGATCGCCCTTGCGGCCTTGACGAACATCCAGCCGGGCCCGCTCGTCGTCGTGACGGGGACCGCAGTCTTCGTGGGCACCGTGGCGATCAAGGCGAAGGGCGTGTCCCTCCCGTTGCGGCCATCCGCGCGCGACGATTCGAAGGACGGCGAACCCCGTCGTCCGACTGCATGA
- a CDS encoding ORC1-type DNA replication protein — protein MEESIFQPYLSTKSLFKMDREILRPAYIPERLPHREGYIDQLAQILATALRGERPSNILIFGKTGTGKTAVVKYIENEFRKADAARMVSYLYLNCEIVDTPYAVLQSIGNRFIENFHQRIPFTGLSTDRVYNLLREKLDEEKRVVIIVLDEIDKIISKNGDDLLYQLLKINDDLTKARVSLIGISNDLKFTEFLDPRVKSRLADEKVVFPPYNAEELYDILAERAHLAFENGTAPDAVLHLIAALAASEHGDARRALDLLRVSAELAERQGDEHLSDDHVQKAKSKIELDTVLEAVKSLPTQSKLILLCVLLNEEIGNTKLTTGEVYTTYRELCRKTGVTPLTQRRVTDLISELDMLGLVHARVKSFGRAGRTKEIQASVPLLDVKKALEKDDVLAEARGYRLKVQTTLL, from the coding sequence ATGGAGGAAAGCATCTTTCAACCGTACCTGAGCACCAAGAGCCTCTTCAAGATGGACCGGGAGATCCTGCGTCCCGCGTACATTCCCGAGCGCTTGCCCCACCGGGAGGGCTACATCGATCAGCTCGCGCAGATCCTCGCGACCGCGCTCCGCGGCGAGCGGCCCAGCAACATCCTGATCTTCGGGAAGACGGGAACCGGGAAGACGGCCGTGGTCAAGTACATCGAGAACGAGTTCCGGAAGGCGGACGCCGCGCGGATGGTCTCCTACCTCTACCTGAACTGCGAGATCGTCGACACCCCGTACGCGGTCCTCCAGAGCATTGGGAACCGGTTCATCGAGAACTTCCACCAGCGCATCCCGTTCACGGGTCTGTCCACGGACCGCGTGTACAACCTGCTCCGGGAGAAGCTCGACGAGGAGAAGCGCGTCGTGATCATCGTCTTGGATGAGATCGACAAGATCATCTCCAAGAACGGGGACGACCTCCTGTACCAGCTGCTCAAGATCAACGACGATCTCACGAAGGCCCGCGTCTCCCTCATCGGGATCTCGAACGACCTCAAGTTCACGGAGTTCCTCGACCCTCGCGTGAAGTCGCGCCTCGCGGACGAGAAGGTCGTCTTCCCGCCGTACAACGCGGAGGAGCTCTACGACATCCTGGCGGAACGCGCCCACCTCGCGTTCGAGAACGGGACGGCCCCGGATGCGGTCCTGCACCTGATCGCGGCCCTCGCGGCCTCGGAGCACGGGGACGCGCGCCGGGCCCTGGACCTGCTCCGTGTGTCCGCGGAGCTCGCGGAGCGCCAGGGCGACGAGCACCTTTCGGACGACCATGTGCAGAAGGCGAAGAGCAAGATCGAGCTGGACACGGTCCTCGAGGCGGTCAAGAGTCTCCCGACGCAGTCCAAACTCATCCTCCTGTGCGTCCTCCTGAATGAGGAGATCGGGAACACGAAGCTGACGACGGGCGAAGTCTACACGACGTACCGCGAGCTCTGCCGCAAGACCGGGGTCACGCCCCTCACCCAGCGCCGGGTGACGGACCTGATCTCCGAGCTCGACATGCTCGGCCTCGTCCACGCGCGGGTCAAGAGCTTCGGCCGCGCGGGCCGGACGAAGGAGATCCAGGCCTCCGTGCCCCTGCTCGACGTGAAGAAGGCTCTCGAGAAGGACGACGTCCTCGCGGAGGCCCGCGGGTACCGGCTCAAGGTCCAGACGACCCTTCTTTAG
- a CDS encoding S26 family signal peptidase: MPKEEPAPRTPKEEDGDGWKSWVRDIAIAVLIMAVILGAIYAYTGVWPPLVVVESDSMQHSATTSYVGVIDTGDLVFVQAAPTRADVVTYVQGRATGYATYGDYGDVIIFRLFNRPQDTPIIHRAILYVIPNGTSTADVPDLGRLPPQDWVGTDAAGRSTHVPYHLESVEIFDMGYRHLNVTFVFSDVAQFFFRGPGYVTMGDHNAPTYDIGWFPIQGDIIGHARGEIPWFGLIKLLLSPSPNCCQGWGDPRAPANSWTNLALSIAFLIALPFILEALGWVWGKYAWPRLRPLLRRRAKPERPEEPEAPPEDLSDEDTEDEPKEGSSGP; the protein is encoded by the coding sequence ATGCCGAAGGAGGAACCCGCTCCCCGGACGCCGAAGGAGGAGGACGGGGACGGCTGGAAGTCCTGGGTCCGCGACATCGCGATCGCCGTCCTGATCATGGCGGTCATCCTCGGGGCCATCTACGCGTACACGGGCGTCTGGCCGCCCCTGGTCGTCGTGGAGAGCGACTCCATGCAGCACAGCGCCACAACCTCGTACGTCGGCGTGATCGACACGGGCGACCTCGTCTTCGTGCAGGCGGCCCCGACCCGCGCCGACGTCGTCACGTACGTGCAGGGGCGTGCGACGGGCTACGCGACGTACGGGGACTACGGGGACGTGATCATCTTCCGCCTCTTCAACCGCCCCCAGGATACCCCGATCATCCATCGGGCCATCCTCTACGTGATCCCGAACGGAACCTCCACCGCGGACGTCCCCGACCTCGGCCGCCTCCCGCCTCAGGACTGGGTGGGGACGGACGCGGCGGGCCGGTCGACCCACGTGCCGTACCACCTCGAATCGGTCGAGATCTTCGACATGGGGTACCGCCACCTGAACGTCACGTTCGTGTTCTCGGACGTCGCCCAGTTCTTCTTCCGTGGCCCCGGCTACGTGACCATGGGGGACCACAACGCGCCCACGTACGATATCGGCTGGTTCCCGATCCAGGGGGACATCATCGGCCACGCCCGCGGCGAGATCCCCTGGTTCGGGCTGATCAAACTCCTCCTCTCTCCCTCGCCGAACTGCTGCCAGGGGTGGGGCGATCCCAGGGCCCCCGCGAACAGCTGGACCAATCTGGCCCTCAGCATCGCGTTCCTGATCGCCCTCCCGTTCATCCTGGAGGCCCTGGGCTGGGTATGGGGCAAGTATGCGTGGCCCAGGCTCCGGCCGCTGCTCCGCCGCAGGGCGAAGCCGGAGCGACCCGAGGAGCCTGAAGCCCCTCCCGAGGACCTCTCCGACGAGGACACGGAGGACGAGCCTAAAGAAGGGTCGTCTGGACCTTGA
- a CDS encoding metallophosphoesterase yields the protein MRIAAVGDIHGHENLAPFREDLARLGDVDLFLLAGDMTERNDLEAFGEVVGAIRARVRAPIWAVFGNNEYDHDRATYSSRYAGPMGIRFLQDEAAEFAAAGTRVRIVGSLGSLDRPTYWQRKNMPHLETEYRKRVESLDRLLAGEEPRILLTHYPPTFVTMGGEKEAWRPELGCKALETVLLRRRPTLVIHGHIHKGIPFAELRPPRQTLDAYADPSGTVGVHNVAYPVRRAISRFEL from the coding sequence GTGCGGATCGCCGCCGTGGGGGACATCCACGGGCACGAGAACCTCGCGCCCTTCCGGGAGGACCTGGCGCGCCTCGGGGACGTGGATCTCTTCCTCCTGGCCGGGGACATGACGGAACGGAACGACCTGGAGGCGTTCGGCGAGGTGGTGGGCGCCATCCGCGCCCGCGTGCGCGCCCCGATCTGGGCGGTCTTCGGGAACAACGAGTACGATCACGACCGAGCCACGTACAGCTCCCGGTACGCGGGCCCGATGGGCATCCGATTCCTGCAGGACGAAGCCGCCGAATTCGCGGCGGCGGGAACCCGTGTCCGGATCGTCGGGAGCCTCGGGAGCCTGGATCGCCCCACGTACTGGCAACGGAAGAACATGCCCCACTTGGAGACGGAGTACCGCAAGCGGGTCGAGAGCCTGGACCGTCTCCTCGCGGGCGAGGAGCCTCGGATCTTGCTGACGCACTATCCGCCCACGTTCGTCACCATGGGAGGGGAGAAGGAGGCCTGGCGCCCGGAGCTCGGCTGCAAGGCCCTCGAGACCGTGCTCCTCCGGCGGCGCCCGACCCTGGTGATCCACGGGCACATCCACAAGGGCATTCCCTTCGCGGAGCTGCGCCCGCCCAGGCAGACGCTCGACGCGTACGCGGACCCTTCGGGAACGGTGGGCGTCCACAACGTGGCGTATCCGGTCCGGAGGGCCATCTCCCGCTTCGAGCTCTGA
- a CDS encoding DNA-directed DNA polymerase II small subunit, translating into MREELLALVSKRGTLLEPAAVEYLLTQADPVGPLDRFLASCTEVPFVITLQDIVRAADIGRTAAGRAATVTLSLPPPASLAPDVIPRSLPVAASFRRQGAVGGDHAPDVAILRDITGRSTCEGTLEDFTRYFRNRFETLSRMLRTRREFGGAQDISRARRSTREVRFLGMVSDIRPTKNGHRILELEDATDRISVLVPSNSPQAGETFVMDEVVGIVGKVNDRGLVIAESVVRPDIPVVKPFRGIADHIRAAFISDVHVGSRTFLDEKWSKFTRWMSSDDEVARSLRYLLVGGDVVDGIGVYPRQDEELAIDDIYGQYEALAKMMAELPDHVTVVMIPGNHDAVRPAEPQPALPQPIRKLFDSNLIFAGNPSLVSLHGVKVLAYHGRSMDDFVSAIPGMNYHRPLDAMREMLKMRHMAPIYGGKTPIAPEAEDHLIIDPVPDIFATGHVHSVGVDTYRGVVLVNASTWQAQTPYQKMRNIEPLPARLPIVDLATGQAAIKEF; encoded by the coding sequence ATGCGGGAAGAGCTTTTGGCGCTTGTGAGCAAGCGAGGCACGTTGCTCGAGCCCGCGGCCGTGGAGTACCTGCTCACGCAGGCGGACCCGGTCGGCCCGCTCGACCGCTTCTTGGCCTCCTGCACGGAGGTCCCGTTCGTGATCACGCTGCAGGACATCGTCCGTGCCGCGGACATCGGGCGGACCGCGGCGGGCCGCGCCGCGACCGTGACCCTGTCCTTGCCTCCTCCCGCCAGTCTCGCCCCCGACGTGATTCCGCGGTCCCTCCCCGTGGCGGCCTCGTTCCGTCGCCAGGGAGCCGTGGGCGGCGACCACGCGCCGGATGTGGCGATCCTCCGGGACATCACGGGACGATCCACCTGCGAGGGCACGCTGGAGGACTTCACCCGCTACTTCCGGAACCGCTTCGAAACCCTCTCGCGGATGTTGCGAACCCGGCGGGAGTTCGGAGGCGCCCAGGACATCTCCCGCGCCCGCCGCTCGACCCGGGAGGTGCGCTTCCTCGGCATGGTCTCCGACATCCGGCCCACGAAGAACGGGCACCGGATCCTGGAGCTCGAGGACGCCACGGACCGCATCTCCGTGCTGGTCCCCTCGAACTCCCCCCAAGCCGGCGAGACGTTCGTGATGGACGAGGTCGTGGGCATCGTGGGGAAGGTGAACGACCGCGGACTCGTGATCGCGGAGTCCGTCGTCCGCCCCGACATCCCCGTCGTGAAACCGTTCCGCGGTATCGCGGACCACATCCGGGCCGCCTTCATCTCCGACGTGCACGTGGGCAGCCGGACCTTCCTGGACGAGAAGTGGTCCAAGTTCACCCGCTGGATGTCGAGCGACGACGAGGTCGCGCGCTCCCTGCGGTACCTGCTCGTCGGCGGCGATGTCGTGGACGGCATTGGCGTGTACCCGCGGCAGGACGAGGAACTCGCCATCGACGACATCTACGGACAGTACGAGGCGCTCGCGAAGATGATGGCCGAGCTCCCCGATCACGTGACCGTGGTCATGATTCCCGGGAACCACGACGCGGTGCGACCCGCGGAGCCCCAGCCCGCACTGCCGCAGCCGATCCGGAAGCTGTTCGACTCGAACCTGATCTTCGCAGGCAACCCGAGCCTCGTGAGCCTGCACGGGGTCAAGGTCCTCGCCTACCACGGGCGGTCCATGGACGACTTCGTGTCGGCAATCCCGGGGATGAACTACCACCGCCCGCTCGATGCGATGCGGGAGATGCTCAAGATGCGCCACATGGCGCCCATCTACGGCGGCAAGACGCCCATTGCCCCGGAGGCCGAGGACCACCTGATCATCGACCCCGTGCCGGACATCTTCGCGACCGGCCACGTGCACAGCGTCGGGGTCGACACGTACCGGGGCGTGGTCCTCGTGAACGCCTCGACGTGGCAGGCCCAGACCCCGTACCAGAAGATGAGGAACATCGAGCCCCTGCCCGCGCGCCTCCCGATCGTGGACTTGGCCACGGGACAGGCGGCGATCAAGGAGTTCTGA
- a CDS encoding RNA-binding domain-containing protein, with the protein MLRVRVEAPCRPTEDPAKVRRAVLNLFPDLVFGPADDRVVGTTSSLDTLRERIRAQRIRDTARGQFLAGRFRDRTRVALSKQAAFRGVVNFAVGSPLGEIEVEIESEDLDAVIDYVAESTVHRELRPSGRSEGT; encoded by the coding sequence GTGCTGCGCGTCCGCGTCGAGGCGCCGTGCCGGCCCACGGAGGACCCCGCCAAAGTCCGCCGCGCGGTCCTGAACCTGTTCCCCGACCTCGTGTTCGGACCCGCGGACGACCGCGTCGTGGGCACGACGAGCTCCCTGGACACCCTGCGCGAGCGTATCCGCGCCCAGAGGATCCGCGACACGGCGAGGGGGCAGTTCCTCGCGGGCCGGTTCCGGGATCGGACGCGGGTCGCGCTGAGCAAGCAGGCGGCCTTCCGGGGCGTCGTGAACTTCGCCGTGGGCTCGCCCCTCGGCGAGATCGAGGTCGAGATCGAATCCGAGGACCTCGACGCGGTCATCGACTACGTCGCGGAGAGCACGGTGCACCGCGAGCTCAGGCCGTCCGGCCGCAGCGAAGGCACGTGA
- a CDS encoding CPBP family glutamic-type intramembrane protease, with protein sequence MTCPRCGAVSEGNFCPRCGAPMAPQPPAPALGVRCPRCGTVYQGNFCPRCGLPAGTAAYAPTPVVRSPASGVRSVLSILWTLSLVGFFIFIALNFAGLVLSPAYVAPGIQGIAHGESVNQNLSAGSANWTFVSLGTPATTGTFNATGGSPGGALEMTLPAGTNVGGMWVQSVRLAGSAPWLAEVNVSYRVQAASSLRGRLVVAVESVPTGLNVSDAAALIGVNASTPWSFTGPVDVSGAIAGSGTYYLKVAYLASSNGGSTDMFVNHIRMAWTTDAVFYFYLPVPLPQLLYLIYLSQDPGQFLAYFVFIVGAILAAGAWYSWRDRKLTLRTFTAPLEALGTRLRSMSAWVAVAQVWMATMFFQYALILILAAAGSPPTSPFTETSTNAWVLLFDYSAASVYEELAFRALLIGVPMAVGAFLLRWSQGRGVASANAQGAPRANVLGGLRYLWGGQLRKDSPREAQLAAWILVFASALLFGLAHAPGWGWWKVLPAFVVGLGMGYVFVRHGIGAAILLHFATDGSLALSLEGVGGIGLTVVSDLLFLGLAIAGAGFFAWYVLYGWEKFQDLWARFSSRIVRQPVGTAAGPGLPPPGTGGMGPSSGSAQVSYYVQPAPPTPPTGYAPAPPGWQAPPMAAAPRSVGPLPFGYVPTYHPAPYGYPPVRFQCPSCGWVEAKYENRRFTCLRCGRTA encoded by the coding sequence ATGACGTGTCCCCGCTGCGGAGCCGTGTCCGAGGGGAACTTCTGCCCGCGCTGCGGCGCCCCGATGGCCCCGCAACCGCCCGCCCCGGCCCTCGGGGTCCGCTGTCCCCGATGCGGAACCGTGTACCAAGGGAACTTCTGCCCGCGGTGCGGCCTGCCCGCGGGGACGGCGGCGTACGCACCCACGCCCGTGGTGCGCTCCCCCGCCTCGGGCGTCCGTAGCGTGCTCTCCATCCTGTGGACGCTCTCCCTCGTCGGATTCTTCATCTTCATCGCGCTCAATTTTGCGGGACTTGTCCTGAGCCCCGCGTACGTCGCCCCAGGAATCCAGGGGATCGCGCACGGGGAGAGCGTGAACCAGAACCTGAGCGCCGGGAGCGCGAACTGGACGTTCGTCTCCCTGGGCACCCCGGCCACCACGGGGACGTTCAACGCGACGGGAGGGAGTCCCGGAGGGGCGCTGGAGATGACGCTCCCCGCGGGCACCAACGTCGGCGGGATGTGGGTCCAATCCGTCCGACTCGCGGGCTCCGCGCCCTGGTTGGCGGAGGTCAACGTGAGCTATCGGGTGCAGGCGGCGTCCTCCCTCCGTGGGCGCCTCGTCGTGGCGGTCGAGTCCGTTCCGACGGGCCTCAACGTGAGCGACGCAGCCGCGTTGATCGGCGTCAACGCCTCCACGCCCTGGAGCTTCACGGGTCCTGTCGACGTGAGCGGGGCGATCGCTGGGTCGGGCACGTACTACCTGAAGGTCGCGTACCTCGCGTCGTCGAACGGCGGGTCCACGGATATGTTCGTCAATCACATCCGGATGGCGTGGACGACGGACGCGGTGTTCTACTTCTACCTGCCCGTGCCGCTGCCCCAGCTCCTCTACCTCATCTACCTGTCCCAAGACCCCGGCCAGTTCCTTGCGTACTTCGTGTTCATCGTGGGCGCGATCCTCGCCGCGGGGGCCTGGTACTCCTGGAGGGACCGCAAGCTCACGCTCCGAACCTTCACCGCGCCCCTGGAGGCCCTGGGCACGCGGCTCCGGAGCATGTCCGCCTGGGTCGCCGTGGCCCAGGTCTGGATGGCGACCATGTTCTTCCAGTACGCCCTGATCCTCATCCTCGCGGCGGCGGGCTCGCCGCCGACCTCGCCGTTCACGGAGACGAGCACGAACGCGTGGGTTCTTCTGTTCGACTATTCCGCGGCCTCCGTGTACGAGGAACTCGCGTTCCGCGCTCTGCTCATCGGCGTGCCCATGGCGGTCGGCGCGTTCCTCCTGCGATGGTCGCAGGGCCGCGGGGTGGCCTCCGCGAACGCGCAGGGCGCGCCCCGCGCGAACGTCCTGGGCGGGCTGCGGTATCTCTGGGGGGGCCAGCTGCGCAAGGACTCGCCGAGGGAGGCTCAGCTCGCCGCGTGGATCCTGGTCTTTGCCAGCGCGCTCCTGTTCGGGCTCGCGCACGCGCCGGGCTGGGGATGGTGGAAGGTGCTCCCCGCGTTCGTCGTCGGACTGGGCATGGGCTACGTGTTCGTCCGGCACGGCATCGGGGCGGCCATCCTGCTCCACTTCGCCACGGACGGGTCCCTGGCCCTCTCGCTCGAAGGGGTCGGCGGCATCGGCCTCACCGTGGTATCCGACCTGCTCTTCCTCGGGCTCGCCATCGCGGGTGCGGGATTCTTCGCCTGGTACGTCCTGTACGGCTGGGAGAAGTTCCAGGATCTCTGGGCGCGGTTCAGTTCCCGAATCGTGCGGCAGCCCGTCGGGACCGCGGCGGGTCCCGGCCTGCCGCCTCCCGGGACGGGCGGGATGGGACCGTCTTCGGGGAGCGCCCAGGTCTCGTACTACGTGCAGCCGGCGCCCCCAACGCCACCGACCGGGTACGCGCCCGCGCCTCCGGGCTGGCAGGCACCGCCGATGGCCGCGGCCCCGCGGAGCGTGGGCCCGCTGCCTTTCGGGTACGTCCCCACGTACCACCCCGCGCCCTACGGCTATCCTCCCGTACGGTTCCAGTGCCCCTCCTGCGGATGGGTCGAGGCCAAGTACGAGAACCGGCGGTTCACGTGCCTTCGCTGCGGCCGGACGGCCTGA
- a CDS encoding DUF835 domain-containing protein, translating to MLRVTPLAGTDDTVDPKRLGDLRAAAAAFVAEHGSGWVLLDCLGYLVLHNGAERVERALADLHDEVTLAGGFLVVFVDARAANPRLVAWLERELDPLPAHAIAAGEADLLST from the coding sequence GTGCTGCGCGTCACCCCCCTGGCTGGCACGGACGACACGGTCGATCCCAAGCGCCTTGGCGATCTCCGCGCCGCCGCGGCCGCCTTCGTGGCCGAGCACGGCTCGGGGTGGGTCCTCCTCGACTGCCTCGGATACCTCGTCCTGCACAACGGAGCCGAGCGGGTCGAGCGCGCGCTCGCGGATCTCCACGACGAGGTCACACTCGCGGGTGGCTTCCTGGTTGTGTTCGTCGACGCCCGCGCGGCGAATCCTCGGCTCGTGGCGTGGCTCGAGCGCGAACTCGATCCCCTCCCCGCACACGCGATTGCCGCCGGGGAAGCCGATCTTCTGTCGACGTGA
- a CDS encoding GAF domain-containing protein, translating to MTLTEEISETQILAALLGIAGMVGDLTDTREMLESVVRIAPSLVRVDRCAVLTLDESSREFRSWVSFGPGSSGTPFDGLRIPEAEMPRLAHRLLVLRLPALVKADSKDFALPPGVVKRLGLRAALLVPLVARGRVLGLLWLDHSAQSHYFTSKEINVIQGIATSVAVALDGASRLESLEIERRRFEALARSLADGVISLGPDLRILEMDRGAEDLLGWQSSEVRGRRVHEVFAISEAEAGMGWTREGHAPAPAPKQLQVRARNGALISCMIHAAPVRNVTGETFQVLYVLKAAQGTPVTPPNRPRPQIRAQRVAPPE from the coding sequence GTGACCCTGACGGAGGAAATCTCAGAGACGCAGATCCTTGCCGCGCTCCTGGGCATCGCGGGAATGGTCGGCGATCTCACGGACACCCGCGAGATGCTCGAATCCGTGGTCCGCATCGCCCCGAGCCTCGTCCGGGTGGACCGCTGCGCCGTCCTCACCCTGGACGAGTCCAGCCGGGAGTTCCGGAGCTGGGTCTCGTTCGGCCCCGGCTCCTCGGGCACCCCCTTCGACGGCCTGCGGATCCCCGAAGCCGAGATGCCCCGTCTCGCGCATCGTCTCCTGGTCCTCCGCCTCCCCGCGCTCGTGAAGGCGGATTCCAAGGATTTCGCGCTGCCCCCCGGGGTCGTGAAGCGCTTGGGCCTCCGCGCGGCCCTCCTCGTCCCCCTGGTCGCCCGAGGCCGCGTCCTCGGGCTGTTGTGGCTCGACCACTCCGCGCAGAGTCACTACTTCACGTCCAAGGAGATCAACGTGATCCAGGGCATCGCGACCTCGGTCGCGGTCGCGCTCGACGGCGCGTCCCGACTCGAGTCCCTCGAGATCGAGCGGCGGCGCTTCGAGGCGCTCGCCCGCTCCCTCGCGGACGGCGTGATCTCCTTAGGCCCGGACCTCCGAATCCTGGAGATGGACCGCGGCGCGGAAGACCTCCTGGGATGGCAGTCGTCCGAGGTCCGCGGCCGTCGCGTCCACGAGGTGTTCGCCATCTCCGAGGCCGAGGCGGGGATGGGATGGACCCGGGAGGGCCACGCGCCCGCTCCGGCTCCCAAGCAGCTGCAGGTGCGCGCCCGGAACGGGGCGCTGATCTCCTGCATGATCCATGCGGCCCCCGTGCGGAACGTGACCGGCGAGACGTTCCAAGTCCTGTACGTGCTGAAGGCGGCCCAGGGCACCCCCGTGACGCCGCCGAACCGGCCGCGGCCCCAAATCCGAGCTCAGCGCGTGGCGCCGCCCGAGTAG
- a CDS encoding ATP-binding protein, which produces MILTSAERVLLHLHAQLGAKEAGRERTQAGISEGAHVLRSHVPRTLKSLIAEGLAETGQARLLGRTRKTIVYALTPAGVARAREILASADARPVEVDGRSTTLGEARRSLGLTAVEALAAVDGRGRLAGHVPPSENRDLLQRDEELAFLRRWRTGAARVAAVYGSKGMGKTALGRAFARTVDHVAWIDLRPEDTLESFAARVAEATHAEVDDPTDPESVARALAAAYDGGTQLVVVDGYGEAPEGVVDALRSFLRLAPATPNPKLLLLAQETTPAYCRFYGEPERRGGLVVERHLRGLDLNGCRQMLANPRIPEDALRRIYLLTKGCPLYLQYIREGDEYGLRQSSRFTKAETRLLLYSGGATR; this is translated from the coding sequence GTGATTCTCACATCCGCGGAGCGGGTCCTCCTCCACCTGCACGCGCAGCTGGGCGCGAAGGAAGCGGGTCGCGAGAGGACCCAGGCCGGGATCTCGGAAGGCGCGCACGTCCTGCGCAGCCATGTCCCGCGGACCTTGAAGTCCCTGATCGCGGAGGGACTCGCGGAGACAGGGCAGGCCAGGCTCCTCGGCCGGACCCGCAAGACGATCGTGTATGCGCTCACGCCCGCCGGCGTGGCGCGGGCCCGCGAGATCCTGGCGAGCGCGGACGCCCGGCCCGTCGAGGTGGACGGCCGCTCGACGACCCTCGGGGAGGCGCGGCGGTCCCTCGGCCTGACCGCCGTCGAGGCGCTCGCCGCGGTCGACGGCCGCGGGCGCCTCGCAGGACACGTGCCCCCGTCCGAGAACCGGGACCTCCTGCAGCGGGACGAGGAGCTTGCGTTCCTGCGCCGCTGGCGGACGGGCGCCGCGCGCGTCGCGGCCGTGTACGGCTCGAAGGGCATGGGGAAGACCGCCCTCGGCCGCGCCTTCGCCCGGACGGTCGACCACGTGGCGTGGATCGACCTCCGTCCCGAGGACACGCTGGAGAGCTTCGCGGCCCGGGTCGCGGAGGCCACCCACGCGGAGGTCGACGACCCGACGGACCCGGAGTCCGTCGCTCGCGCGCTCGCCGCGGCCTACGACGGCGGCACGCAGCTCGTGGTCGTGGACGGATACGGCGAGGCACCCGAAGGCGTTGTGGACGCCCTCCGATCCTTCCTGCGTCTCGCCCCGGCAACGCCGAACCCGAAGCTCCTCCTCCTCGCCCAGGAGACGACGCCGGCGTACTGCCGTTTCTACGGGGAGCCGGAGCGCCGCGGCGGGCTCGTCGTGGAGCGACACCTGAGGGGGCTCGACCTGAACGGGTGCCGGCAGATGCTCGCGAACCCCCGCATCCCGGAGGACGCGCTCCGGCGGATCTACCTGCTCACGAAGGGCTGCCCGCTGTACCTCCAGTACATCCGGGAGGGCGACGAGTACGGGCTCCGGCAGAGCAGCCGCTTCACGAAGGCGGAGACTCGGCTCCTGCTCTACTCGGGCGGCGCCACGCGCTGA